A stretch of Melospiza melodia melodia isolate bMelMel2 chromosome 24, bMelMel2.pri, whole genome shotgun sequence DNA encodes these proteins:
- the NOL11 gene encoding nucleolar protein 11, which produces MAALCESFTLRGPGPGGGGSGLDPGLCLEPGPGSDLVLLTERGRAATLFKISDQKPLGCWSVKHGQILTCPVVCNFETHEYIAVHDDKVLRIWKNEDLNLDKAFKATLSADVYRIHSLPQGGALVLFRGGGVRSLDVLLEAPQQEIENLISAETIRWSGAFMEGQEPVLIFTTQKDKDFFVYVQKPKLNSLHKYKLEQQKLARPLCFTAHITNQTVTLLCLYTNHCVYQVLIPLQQDTEEEEEKEEEILSKSLLLKLSVSGAALKGTSLVVLDKDHIAVLGNVPDPGRKPKEFLTIWNTKFQTLQTCKDLPQGTSGQLWCYEEKFFLIHGKVLTVIMYKCETSSLAAAVGKLKDSQSLDVSSFVNWNTLEEEELVASLESQESVALKAESRMNLRSNRSTGQSGSLSVEQLLIRLKDTSNYVVEIELKKLIARAPTLDLQAAIGCVVTALTDRCKKNPKFYPQSLLQEIVETRDLSYSLCPDLMAVALEQKDLQLLQICLERFPDIPEEITYACLKAFLSTSEDHLKSVDVNLDSAICYVDVECNDMEVKTEILENGFSEEMDQDMGDTKIPKERQSDGESCPVGLQKAALLNAVLHSPYTETFLLPHLKNLPAQQAILFLRYLYYLYVKCSEKVNTTLPGIRSPTINQIMDWMCLLLDAQFTVMVMLPEAKDLLSNLHKFVRAQVRFYSELNKIEGSLRELQRLNHLRESQTYSIEVLEIV; this is translated from the exons ATGGCGGCGCTGTGCGAGAGCTTCACGCTGCGCGGgccgggccccggcggcggcggctccggacTCGACCccgggctgtgcctggagccGGGCCCGGGCAGCGACCTCGTGCTGCTCACCGAGCGCGGCCGGGCCGCCACGCTCTTCAAG ATTTCGGATCAGAAGCCCCTGGGCTGTTGGTCAGTCAAGCATGGGCAGATCCTCACCTGTCCTGTCGTGTGCAACTTTGAAACCCACGAGTACATTGCAGTTCACGATGACAAG GTTTTAAGAATATGGAAGAATGAAGACCTTAACTTGGACAAAGCCTTTAAAGCAACA CTCTCAGCAGATGTGTACAGGATccactccctgccccaggggGGGGCCCTGGTGCTGTTCAGGGGAGGGGGGGTCCGGAGCCTGGATGTGCTCCTGGAGGCTCCTCAGCAGGAGATCGAGAACCTCATCTCAGCTGAGACCATCAG GTGGAGTGGAGCTTTTATGGAAGGCCAAGAACCTGTCTTAATTTTCACTACTCAGAAA gatAAGGATTTTTTTGTCTATGTACAGAAGCCTAAGCTGAACAGTCTACACAAATACAAGCTTGAACAACAGAAATTAGCCAGGCCACTGTGTTTCACAGCACACATTACAAACCAAACTGTCACACTTCTGTGCTTGT ATACCAATCATTGTGTGTATCAGGTTCTGATACCTCTACAGCAAGATActgaagaagaagaggaaaaagaagaagagatTTTGTCCAAGTCACTACTACTAAAACTTTCAGtatctggagctgctctgaaaggaACATCTTTAGTTGTCCTGGACAAAGACCACATTGCAGTGTTGGGCAATGTCCCTGATCCTGGGAGAAAGCCCAAAG AGTTCctgaccatatggaatacaaaattCCAGACGTTGCAAACCTGCAAGGATCTGCCCCAGGGGACCAGTGGCCAG TTGTGGTGTTACGAGGAAAAATTTTTTCTAATTCATGGGAAAGTGCTGACTGTAATTATGTACAAGTGTGAAACAtcatccttggcagctgctgtgggaaAGCTCAAGGACAGTCAAAGCCTTG ATGTGTCCTCGTTTGTGAACTGGAATACCCTGGAAGAGGAAGAGCTGGTGGCTTCCCTTGAGTCCCAGGAGTCTGTAGCTCTGAAAGCAGAGTCCAGAATGAAT TTAAGATCAAACAGGAGCACTGGACAATCAGGGTCCTTATCAGTTGAGCAGCTCTTAATAAGACTCAAA GATACTTCTAATTATGTGGTGGAAATTGAATTGAAAAAACTAATAGCAAGAGCACCAACCCTAGATCTGCAAGCTGCCATTGGCTGTGTGGTCACTGCCCTTACAGACAGatgtaaaaaaaatccaaagttcTACCCTCAAAGTTTACTGCAGGAGATCGTTGAAACCCGGGACTTGTCCTACAG TTTATGTCCAGATTTAATGGCTGTTGCTTTGGAGCAAAAAGACCTGCAGCTCTTACAGATCTGCCTAGAACGGTTTCCAGATATTCCTGAAGAAATCACGTATGCTTGCCTGAAAGCATTTTTAAG CACGAGTGAAGACCATCTTAAAAGTGTAGATGTCAACCTGGATTCTGCCATCTGTTACGTTGATGTTGAATGCAATGACATGGAAgttaaaactgaaattctagaAAATGGTTTCAGTGAAGAGATGGACCAGGACATGGGTGATACCAAAATCCCAAAGGAAAGGCAGAGTGATGGTGAATCCTGCCCTGTTGGGCTTCAGAAGGCAGCGTTGCT AAATGCTGTTCTCCATTCACCTTACACTGAAACATTTCTTTTGCCTCACCTGAAAAACCTTCCAGCTCAACAAGCTATT CTATTTCTCAGGTATTTATATTACCTGTATGTGAAATGCAGTGAAAAAGTGAACACCACTCTTCCTGGAATACGCTCTCCCACAATAAACCAG ATCATGGATTGGATGTGCCTGTTGCTTGATGCTCAGTTCACTGTCATGGTGATGCTTCCAGAAGCAAAGGACTTGCTTTCAAACCTGCATAAGTTTGTGAGAGCCCAA gtaCGGTTCTACTCAGAACTCAACAAGATTGAGGGAAGTTTGCGGGAATTACAAAGACTGAACCACCTGAGAGAATCTCAGACCTATTCTATTGAAGTGCTGGAGATCGTTTGA